A window of Ranitomeya variabilis isolate aRanVar5 chromosome 2, aRanVar5.hap1, whole genome shotgun sequence contains these coding sequences:
- the SDHAF4 gene encoding succinate dehydrogenase assembly factor 4, mitochondrial isoform X2 produces the protein MLMSWRVPRNRITECAGKLRWLRAVSNSSTQSNSSTKTPLKKSKTPQGRFDETEQTAKEKEPLERFPNDINPITKEKGGPRGPEPTRYGDWERKGRCIDF, from the exons atgctGATGTCGTGGAGGGTTcccagaaaccgaattaccg AATGTGCTGGAAAATTGAGGTGGTTAAGAGCAGTAAGCAATAGCTCGACCCAAAGTAACAGCTCAACAAAGACCCCTCTAAAGAAATCAAAGACTCCTCAAGGGCGATTCGATGAGACTGAACAGACTGCAAAAGAAAAAGAACCGCTAGAAA GATTCCCGAACGATATCAACCCTATTACAAAGGAGAAAGGTGGCCCGAGGGGACCAGAACCAACGCGCTATGGAGACTGGGAGAGGAAGGGGAGATGTATAGACTTTTAG